A part of Ktedonobacterales bacterium genomic DNA contains:
- a CDS encoding MBL fold metallo-hydrolase gives MTTEATKPALPALPDYVRHVLAPNPSALTGPGTSSFLVGGTGAGCAIIDPGPENQGHLESLARAGQAWGGVSSILITHGHADHCEGARTLAQLTGAPILAWSREGTSIADQELSDQQTIDCGPDRLRVIHTPGHRFDHVCFLLERARILFAGDLVAGVGTVVIIPPEGSINEYLRSLRRLLAHDLALILPAHGPFITTPQAKLQEYIDHRLLREQQILAALQAGLDGIPAMVRHIYADVDPQLHGFAGESVRAHLLKLEEEGRVAQREAQGGETIWRLNDLT, from the coding sequence ATGACAACAGAAGCAACGAAACCGGCGCTGCCCGCGCTTCCCGATTATGTCAGGCATGTGCTTGCTCCCAACCCATCGGCGCTGACCGGCCCAGGAACCAGTTCGTTTCTCGTTGGCGGAACGGGGGCAGGCTGCGCTATTATCGATCCAGGGCCAGAGAATCAGGGGCATCTGGAGTCGCTGGCGCGGGCAGGCCAGGCTTGGGGCGGCGTGAGCAGCATTCTCATCACGCATGGACATGCAGACCACTGCGAGGGCGCGCGAACCCTGGCGCAGCTTACCGGCGCTCCCATCCTGGCCTGGAGCCGTGAGGGAACATCTATTGCCGACCAGGAACTTTCAGACCAGCAAACCATTGATTGCGGCCCTGACCGGCTGCGGGTCATCCATACCCCTGGTCATCGCTTCGATCATGTCTGCTTTTTGCTGGAGCGCGCCCGTATCCTGTTTGCAGGTGATCTGGTGGCTGGTGTCGGGACGGTGGTGATTATTCCCCCCGAAGGCAGTATCAACGAGTACCTGCGTTCGCTGCGCCGTCTGCTGGCTCATGATCTGGCGCTGATTCTGCCTGCGCACGGGCCGTTTATAACGACGCCCCAGGCGAAGCTTCAGGAATACATTGACCATCGTTTGCTGCGAGAACAGCAGATTCTGGCGGCTTTGCAAGCGGGCCTGGACGGCATCCCAGCGATGGTTAGACACATCTATGCGGATGTGGACCCTCAACTACACGGCTTTGCCGGGGAATCAGTGCGCGCGCACCTGCTGAAATTAGAGGAGGAGGGGCGCGTGGCGCAGCGAGAAGCGCAAGGAGGAGAAACGATCTGGCGACTGAACGATCTGACATAA